A window of the Cicer arietinum cultivar CDC Frontier isolate Library 1 chromosome 6, Cicar.CDCFrontier_v2.0, whole genome shotgun sequence genome harbors these coding sequences:
- the LOC101492791 gene encoding sulfoquinovosyl transferase SQD2, translating to MNSSLYIYSSLSPPFLSPSSSSSSSSNPLNNSIRFGTFREQPITPFCKKVQILSSERLNSVKRRKSFVLEASTKMTIDDDSLLNSRDEEECPPDSVLYDTENNSRPRRIALFVEPSPFSYVSGYKNRFQNFIKYLREMGDEVMVVTTHEGVPKEFYGAHLIGSKSFPFPWYQKVPLSLALSPRIISAVAQFKPDIIHASSPGIMVFGALIIAKLLSVPIVMSYHTHVPVYIPRYTFSWLVQPMWLVLKFLHRAADLTLVPSAAIGRDLEEARVTTANKIRLWNKGVDSESFNPRYKSHEMRLRLSNGEPEKPLIVHVGRFGVEKSLDFLKSVMDRIPEARIAFIGDGPYREELEKMFEGMPAVFTGMLGGEELSQAYASGDVFVMPSESETLGQVVLEAMSSGIPVVGARAGGIPDIIPEDQDGKIGYLYTPRDLEDCLSKLIPLLHDKELRETMGKTARLEMEKYDWRAATRTIRNENYNAAIWFWRKKKAQVLLPFQWLAKRIFPSPEVV from the exons ATGAACTcatctctctatatatattcctctctctctcctccttttctctcaccttcttcttcttcttcttcttcttcaaaccCTCTTAATAATTCTATTAGATTTGGAACTTTTAGAGAACAACCCATTACACCCTTTtgtaaaaaagttcaaattttgagTTCAGAAAGGTTAAATAGtgtgaaaagaagaaaaagtttTGTGCTTGAAGCTTCCACAAAAATGACTATTGATGATGATAGTTTGTTGAATTCTAGAGATGAAGAAGAGTGTCCTCCTGATTCTGTTCTATATGACACTGAAAATAATTCTAGACCTCGAAGAATTGCTCTATTTGTTGAACCTTCTCCTTTTTC atatGTCTCTGGATACAAGAATCGGTTTCAGAATTTCATCAAGTACCTTCGAGAAATGGGAGATGAG GTCATGGTTGTGACAACACATGAAGGAGTACCTAAGGAATTTTATGGAGCACATTTAATTGGATCCAAGAG CTTCCCTTTTCCTTGGTATCAGAAGGTACCCTTATCATTGGCACTTAGTCCAAGAATTATTTCAGCAGTTGCTCAGTTTAAGCCTGACATTATACATGCATCATCACCTGGCATAATG GTATTTGGTGCTCTTATCATTGCAAAGCTTCTGTCTGTTCCTATTGTCATGTCCTATCATACCCATGTACCAGt ATACATTCCAAGATACACATTTAGCTGGCTGGTGCAACCAATGTGGTTGGTTTTAA AGTTTCTGCATAGAGCAGCTGATCTAACTCTAGTGCCATCAGCTGCCATTGGAAGGGATCTTGAAGAAGCTAGAGTAACCACAG CGAACAAGATTCGTCTTTGGAACAAGGGTGTTGATTCTGAAAGTTTTAACCCTCGATACAAGTCCCATGAAATGCGATTGAGACTGAG CAATGGTGAACCGGAGAAGCCGTTGATTGTTCATGTCGGGCGGTTTGGAGTTGAGAAGAGTTTAGATTTTCTCAAAAG TGTCATGGATAGGATTCCTGAAGCACGAATCGCTTTTATTGGAGATGGACCCTACAG GGAGGAGCTAGAGAAAATGTTTGAAGGTATGCCTGCAGTATTCACCGGAATGTTAGGAGGCGAAGAACTATCTCAAGCGTATGCAAGTGGCGATGTCTTTGTTATGCCGTCAGAGTCCGAGACACTAGGTCAAGTTGTTTTGGAGGCCATGTCTTCAGGGATTCCTGTCGTGGGGGCACGTGCAGGTGGAATCCCAGACATAATCCCTGAAGACCAAGATGGCAAAATTGGCTATCTCTACACTCCGCGCGATCTCGAAGACTGCTTGAGCAAACTAATTCCTCTACTGCACGACAAAGAGTTGAGAGAAACAATGGGGAAAACCGCACGTTTAGAGATGGAGAAATATGATTGGAGGGCAGCCACTAGAACGATCCGCAACGAAAATTACAATGCTGCGATTTGGTTTTGGCGTAAGAAAAAAGCTCAAGTTTTGTTACCGTTCCAATGGCTAGCGAAACGCATTTTCCCATCGCCGGAAGTCGTTTAG